The following proteins are encoded in a genomic region of Glycine max cultivar Williams 82 chromosome 18, Glycine_max_v4.0, whole genome shotgun sequence:
- the LOC102660711 gene encoding uncharacterized protein: protein MAGRNDCAIADALQALAQAIGNPNRGEVGGAVEYQGLDRFQRNNPPSFNGGYNPDGAQNWIREIEKIFRVMACPERQKVAFGTYTLVEEAEYWWENTRQCLEAEGQDVTWDVFKRVFLEKYFPEDVRNKKEMEFLELKQGSMTVAEYVAKFEELVRYFPHYQGRDGESSKCQ from the coding sequence ATGGCTGGACGGAATGATTGTGCGATAGCGGATGCCCTTCAAGCCTTAGCTCAGGCCATAGGGAATCCGAATAGAGGAGAAGTTGGTGGAGCTGTTGAGTACCAGGGGTTGGATCGCTTCCAACGAaacaaccctccttcttttaatGGAGGATACAACCCTGATGGTGCTCAGAACTGGATAagggaaattgagaaaattttccGAGTTATGGCATGTCCGGAGAGGCAAAAGGTTGCTTTTGGTACATATACTCTAGTGGAAGAGGCTGAGTATTGGTGGGAGAATACTCGCCAATGCCTAGAGGCTGAAGGTCAAGATGTGACCTGGGATGTCTTCAAGAGAGTGTTTTTGGAGAAATACTTTCCTGAGGATGTTAGGAACAAGAAGGAGATGGAGTTCTTGGAGCTTAAGCAAGGAAGTATGACTGTGGCTGAATATGTGGCCAAGTTTGAGGAGCTGGTGAGGTACTTTCCCCATTATCAAGGGAGAGATGGTGAGAGTTCCAAGTGTCAATAG